The Candidatus Nomurabacteria bacterium DNA window GTGGCTGATGACAAAAAGTCTCGCCAGTGCCGTAAATGTAAAGAAGCTTTTGCTTAAATCTCTATGACTCGGATTCGTGAACGATATGTAAAGGAAGTTGTTCCAGAGCTCAAAAAAGAGTTTGGATACACCAATGACCTTTCAGTGCCTCGATTGGAAAAAATCGTGGTAAACGTGGGCGTTGGTCGATCGCTCAAGGATCCGAAGCATATCGAGTTTGTCACGAAGGCACTTGAGCGGATCACTGGTCAGAAGCCATCTCCACGCAAGGCTCGTCTCTCCATTTCTGGATTCAAGATTCGCAAAGGCATGGTGGTTGGTCTGACTGTTACACTGCGCGGCACACGTATGGATGAATTCTTTGACCGCTTAGTAAATATCAGCCTGCCACGTGTACGTGACTTCCAAGGCTTAGACGAAAAATCTTTTGGTCAATC harbors:
- the rplE gene encoding 50S ribosomal protein L5; the encoded protein is MTRIRERYVKEVVPELKKEFGYTNDLSVPRLEKIVVNVGVGRSLKDPKHIEFVTKALERITGQKPSPRKARLSISGFKIRKGMVVGLTVTLRGTRMDEFFDRLVNISLPRVRDFQGLDEKSFGQSGNYSLGLKEHTVFPETQSDDIDQTFGLEITIVTTAKNAAEGKALLTHLGFPFKKDE